One region of Wyeomyia smithii strain HCP4-BCI-WySm-NY-G18 chromosome 3, ASM2978416v1, whole genome shotgun sequence genomic DNA includes:
- the LOC129729793 gene encoding uncharacterized protein LOC129729793, producing the protein MCGGRFNRAFSIMSRFFAELYRMKFKLIFFIRDRSLNFKYNIFYKCFTDMTDTVDEGLDLQTLVNYSTCPRNYDYVIKQLGKMYGTVIITVDADFSVQELVAYANSVEAFAIMSNTTSFLLYEGNWRLWSSKDIDMENLICKEYNRKALMQTLGLSYRQMAFFSTISGCYKLLPYEEIKRFRSQLGILGMANFVREHYSALNKPRELQAIVSIIYYRSHVNRQMVETFRRSLMYHTTESIPNRNPTKDHVIDTLLALDHSLPYKIWTRQNCNIITYFIDMRLPELGKQFPQLIIPIFQRLAGIVLFHKRNQRQIYDGRDVILVIKIDHLAEHQEKTVTAQFPEDITPPPLLDLYSSDPILCVNLYSTKLQLYCWVVSNGLEHGVLETIPERLRVTVSTIFFLMENHILKLFEADLLLQVAFDVMHETFDHETIKYPSRLDSRAFHVVFVYQEFYNHFSEAVKLVGLAGKDFRNYPPPICRVEGTRR; encoded by the exons ATGTGCGGCGGGAGATTCAACCGTGCTTTTTCTATCATGAGCCGTTTCTTCGCTGAATTATATAGAATGAAAtttaagttaatattttttatccGTGATAGATCtttgaattttaaatataatattTTCTACAAGTGTTTCACCGATATGACTGACACTGTGGATGAAGGTTTAGATTTGCAAACACTTGTCAATTATTCAACATGTCCGCGTAACTACGACTATGTGATTAAGCAGCTAGGGAAAATGTATGGTACAGTCATCATAACTGTTGATGCAGACTTCTCAGTACAGGAATTGGTTGCATATGCCAATTCAGTCGAAGCGTTTGCTATTATGAGCAACACCACATCGTTTCTTTTATATGAAGGAAATTGGCGCCTTTGGTCATCTAAAGATATCGACATGGAAAATTTAATATGTAAAGAATACAACCGGAAGGCATTGATGCAGACCCTCGGACTTTCTTATCGACAGATGGCTTTTTTCTCAACTATCTCTGGATGTTACAAGCTTTTACCATATGAAGAAATTAAAAGATTTCGTTCACAACTTGGAATTCTTGGCATGGCTAACTTTGTTCGGGAACACTACAGCGCCTTGAATAAACCTCGAGAACTGCAGGCAATTGTGTCGATTATATATTATCGATCACATGTGAATCGACAAATGGTAGAAACTTTTCGTCGTTCTTTAATGTACCATACAACA GAAAGCATCCCAAACCGGAACCCAACTAAGGATCATGTCATAGACACGCTCTTGGCTTTGGATCATTCATTGCCGTATAAAATATGGACGAGACAGAATTGCAACATAATCACATATTTTATAGATATGCGGCTACCCGAGTTAGGAAAACAGTTTCCACAATTAATAATTCCCATTTTCCAACGCCTAGCCGGAATAGTACTGTTTCACAAACGCAACCAACGACAAATCTATGACGGAAGGGACGTTATTCTTGTCATTAAAATCGATCACTTAGCAGAACATCAAGAGAAAACTGTTACAGCGCAGTTTCCTGAAGACATTACTCCACCACCGTTATTGGATCTTTACTCCAGTGATCCGATACTTTGTGTCAATCTCTACAGTACAAAGCTACAACTGTACTGTTGGGTCGTATCCAACGGGCTAGAGCACGGTGTACTGGAAACGATTCCGGAGCGACTCCGCGTAACGGTTAGCACCATTTTTTTCCTAATGGAAAATCACATTCTCAAACTGTTCGAAGCCGACCTCTTACTGCAAGTAGCCTTCGATGTGATGCATGAAACGTTCGACCACGAAACGATTAAATACCCCAGCCGTTTGGATAGCCGGGCCTTCCACGTGGTTTTCGTTTACCAAGAGTTTTACAACCACTTTTCGGAAGCAGTTAAATTGGTCGGTCTTGCCGGGAAGGATTTTCGCAACTATCCGCCACCGATATGCAGAGTGGAAGGAACGAGGAGGTAA
- the LOC129729199 gene encoding uncharacterized protein LOC129729199, with amino-acid sequence MGIPQLETFLRKKVPNGNNSRNEQNTGPVIVLDTTSFLLTFCKSDIFGQVCGGRFNRAFAVLNTFFTELTKLGAELVFFVKSRLLHQNMKKSYKTFLHMADAVDEGLALQKGNFSKIPYNYDYVIKQLRKIHGTVTMIVEANYSVQELVAYANSVGAFAIMSNTTSFLLYEGNWRLWSSKDIDMKNFTCKEYNRKQLMLTLGLSYQQMPLFCTISGYSKLMPKVQIQKFNSHLVAAENSFSMVWLIVWRKLRGNTTQTVTAQFPEHITPPPLLDLYSSNPELCADLYTTKLQLYCWVVSDRLEHRVLQAIPERLRVTASTICFLMENQILKLFEAGLLLQVAFDVVHETYDYKKVEYPGHLDSRAFHVIFVYQEFYNYLSQAVKLVGLAGEDFRNHPPLDGVLFHNRYAEWKEQGGDLQHIKPWRIYAGVSE; translated from the exons ATGGGTATACCGCAATTGGAGACATTCCTCCGAAAGAAGGTACCCAACGG AAATAACAGCCGCAACGAACAAAACACGGGCCCTGTAATAGTCCTGGACACAACGTCGTTTTTGTTGACATTCTGCAAATCTGATATCTTTGGTCAAGTCTGCGGTGGAAGATTCAACCGTGCATTTGCTGTCCTGAACACTTTCTTCACCGAATTAACCAAACTGGGAGCTgaattagtattttttgttaaaagTCGATTATTgcatcaaaatatgaaaaaatcctACAAAACTTTCCTTCATATGGCTGACGCTGTGGATGAAGGTTTAGCGTTACAAAAAggcaacttttcaaaaattccGTATAACTACGACTATGTGATTAAGCAGTTGAGAAAGATTCATGGTACAGTTACCATGATTGTTGAAGCAAACTACTCAGTACAGGAATTAGTTGCATATGCCAATTCAGTTGGAGCGTTTGCTATTATGAGCAACACCACATCGTTTCTTTTATACGAAGGAAATTGGCGCCTTTGGTCATCTAAAGATATCGACATGAAAAATTTCACTTGTAAAGAATACAATCGGAAGCAATTGATGCTGACTCTCGGACTCTCCTATCAACAGATGCCGCTTTTTTGTACCATTTCTGGATATTCGAAGCTTATGCCAAAAGTACAGATACAAAAATTTAATTCACATCTTGTGGCAGCTGAAAATAGCTTTAGTATGGTATGGCTAATAGTATGGCGAAAATTGCGCGGGAACACTACA CAAACTGTCACAGCGCAGTTTCCCGAACACATTACTCCACCACCGTTATTGGATCTTTACTCCAGTAATCCGGAGCTTTGCGCAGATCTTTACACTACCAAGCTACAACTTTACTGTTGGGTCGTATCTGACAGGCTAGAGCACCGTGTACTGCAAGCGATTCCGGAGCGACTCCGCGTAACGGCTAGCACAATTTGTTTCCTGATGGAGAACCAAATTCTAAAACTTTTCGAAGCCGGCCTCTTATTGCAAGTAGCCTTTGATGTAGTGCATGAAACGTACGACTACAAAAAGGTTGAATACCCTGGTCATCTGGATAGCCGGGCTTTTCATGTGATTTTTGTTTACCAAGAGTTTTACAACTACTTGTCGCAAGCGGTTAAATTGGTCGGTCTTGCCGGGGAGGATTTTCGCAACCATCCACCATTGGATGGCGTGCTTTTTCACAACCGATATGCCGAGTGGAAAGAACAGGGTGGAGACTTACAGCATATTAAACCATGGAGAATTTATGCTGGCGTTAGCGAGTGA